Below is a window of Vicinamibacterales bacterium DNA.
GCTCTTGCTGCTCGGCGCCGCGACCTCTGTTGCGGCCCAGGGCCGCGCCATCCTGCCACCGGTCCCCACACCCACCGATGTGAAGCCCGGCAGCATCACCTGCGACGAGTGTCCGTATCCCTATCCGAGTAGTTATCTCGACATCAGCGTCTACAGCCAGGACGTCCGCATCTCGTACATGGACGTGGCCCCGCAGGGCACGCCCAACGGCCACACCGCGATGCTGCTGCACGGCAACAACTTCGGCGGCTTCTACTTCAAGGCCATCATCGACGGCCTGACCAGGGAAGGCTTCCGCGTCATTGTCCCCGACCAGATTGGCTACGGCCGGTCGTCGAAGCCGATTGCTCCGTTCAACTTCAATTCACAGGCGCGAAACACCTGGCTGATCCTGCAGCACCTGAAGATCGAGAAGGCGATGGTGATCGGCCACTCGATGGGCGGCATGCTCGCAGCGCGCTTCGCGACGCAGTATCCGAAGGCGGTTGAGCGGGTCGTGATCTATAACCCGATCGGGCTCACCGATGGACGGTACGGCCGGCCGATGCAGTCGATCGACGAGGCCTACAAACAGGCGCTCACGGCCGACTACCAGGGCACGCGCGCCAGCCTGAGCCGCTACGTCGCGCACAACCCCAAGGCCTGGAACCAGGAATTCGAGACCTACACCCGCATCCGCTACTCGTGGACGCTCAGCGCCGACTGGCCTCGGCTGGCGATGGTGCAGGCGCTCATCGGTCAGATGCTGTACGCCGACCCGGTCGTCTACGATTGGGCGCACATCCAGGTGCCGACGCTCGCCTTCGGCGGCGCCGACGACATGCTGCTGGGCACCGCGGCGGCGTTCCAGGAGCGCATGAACTACATCGCCAAGACGGTGCCCAACGGCAACGGCCGGGTGTTGCTGCTCCCGGGACTCGGACACGTGCCGCACCTCGAGGCGCCGGAACAGGTGCTGCCGCCGCTGGTCGCGTTCCTCAAAGAGGGCCTGACCGCGAAGTAGGCGAGGGTCGCGGGACCTCGAGCCATGATCGAAGTGTCCGGGCTGCGCAAGCAGTACGGCGATTTCGTCGCGGTGGACCACCTCTCGTTCACGGTTCGACCGGGCGAGGTGCTGGGTCTTGTCGGCCCCAACGGCGCCGGCAAGACCACCACGCTGCGCAGCATCACCGGCATCATTCCGCCAAGCAGCG
It encodes the following:
- a CDS encoding alpha/beta hydrolase; its protein translation is MHKSLRPLTFSLLLLGAATSVAAQGRAILPPVPTPTDVKPGSITCDECPYPYPSSYLDISVYSQDVRISYMDVAPQGTPNGHTAMLLHGNNFGGFYFKAIIDGLTREGFRVIVPDQIGYGRSSKPIAPFNFNSQARNTWLILQHLKIEKAMVIGHSMGGMLAARFATQYPKAVERVVIYNPIGLTDGRYGRPMQSIDEAYKQALTADYQGTRASLSRYVAHNPKAWNQEFETYTRIRYSWTLSADWPRLAMVQALIGQMLYADPVVYDWAHIQVPTLAFGGADDMLLGTAAAFQERMNYIAKTVPNGNGRVLLLPGLGHVPHLEAPEQVLPPLVAFLKEGLTAK